One Sphingomonas sp. FARSPH DNA segment encodes these proteins:
- a CDS encoding helix-turn-helix domain-containing protein: protein MAERKLFAGHAVRRLRRQAGLTQAAMAEAMAISPSYLNLVERNQRPLSAALLVKLAESYDFDPRALTAGEPGGGEAALRRRLADPMFADLEIDRNELAEWIAGAPGGAEAFARVYDRLGAGGGSGIAAEGVDPVGEVRREIERWRGHFPDLDGIAENLADELRMGAGDLYGAIAERLRVKHQLTIRILPFEVMPDLLHRLDLHARQLQLSETLDPASRSFAAAYQLALIEARGEIDALAKGAGFADRAAERLFRRHLASYFAAAVMMPYARFLRACESTGYDFELLQRRFGAGFEQVAHRLTTLHRVGARGLPFFLIRVDRAGQCSKRFAGSSASPLAEAKGRCPLWRIHHAFDRPGDLAIQLVELEDGARWLTVSRTVTPQRRRYGAVVAEFAIGLGVPADMAGGLAVARGIDLKGDATPIGLGCSACHRADCPQRSAPPTGRPLLISDRDRGVSGFAFAGD from the coding sequence ATGGCGGAGCGCAAATTGTTCGCGGGGCATGCGGTGCGGCGGCTGCGACGGCAGGCCGGGCTGACCCAAGCGGCGATGGCGGAGGCGATGGCGATCTCGCCGAGCTACCTCAATCTCGTCGAGCGTAACCAGCGGCCGCTGTCGGCGGCGCTGCTCGTTAAGCTCGCCGAATCCTACGACTTCGATCCGCGCGCACTGACCGCGGGTGAGCCGGGCGGCGGCGAGGCGGCGTTGCGGCGCAGGCTCGCCGATCCGATGTTCGCGGACCTCGAGATCGATCGCAACGAACTGGCCGAGTGGATTGCGGGCGCGCCCGGCGGCGCGGAGGCGTTTGCGCGTGTCTATGATCGGCTGGGCGCGGGCGGGGGCAGCGGCATCGCGGCGGAGGGTGTCGATCCCGTCGGCGAGGTGCGGCGCGAGATCGAGCGGTGGCGGGGGCATTTTCCCGACCTCGATGGCATCGCTGAGAATCTGGCCGACGAACTGCGCATGGGCGCGGGCGATCTGTACGGCGCGATCGCCGAGCGGTTGCGCGTCAAGCACCAGCTGACGATCCGCATCCTGCCGTTCGAGGTAATGCCCGACCTGCTCCACCGGCTCGACCTGCATGCGCGCCAGCTGCAGCTCAGCGAAACGCTCGACCCCGCCTCGCGCAGCTTCGCCGCTGCCTATCAGCTCGCGCTGATCGAGGCGCGCGGCGAGATCGATGCGCTCGCCAAGGGGGCCGGGTTCGCCGATCGCGCGGCGGAGCGTCTGTTCCGCCGACATCTGGCCAGCTATTTCGCGGCTGCGGTGATGATGCCCTATGCCCGGTTCCTGCGCGCATGCGAATCGACCGGTTATGACTTCGAGCTGCTGCAGCGCCGCTTCGGTGCGGGGTTCGAACAGGTGGCGCACCGACTGACGACGCTGCACCGCGTCGGCGCGCGTGGGCTGCCGTTCTTCCTGATCCGCGTCGACCGCGCCGGGCAATGTTCCAAGCGCTTCGCCGGATCGAGCGCGTCGCCGCTTGCCGAGGCGAAGGGCCGCTGCCCGCTCTGGCGCATCCACCATGCGTTCGACCGGCCCGGCGACCTCGCGATCCAGCTCGTCGAACTGGAGGATGGCGCGCGCTGGCTGACCGTGTCGCGAACGGTGACGCCGCAGCGGCGGCGCTATGGAGCGGTGGTCGCGGAATTCGCGATCGGCCTGGGCGTGCCGGCGGATATGGCCGGTGGCCTGGCGGTCGCGCGCGGTATCGACCTGAAAGGCGATGCGACGCCGATCGGGCTTGGCTGTAGTGCCTGTCACCGCGCCGATTGCCCGCAACGCTCCGCCCCGCCGACGGGTCGGCCGCTGCTGATCAGCGATCGGGACAGAGGCGTGTCGGGTTTCGCCTTCGCCGGTGATTGA
- a CDS encoding type II toxin-antitoxin system death-on-curing family toxin produces the protein MTALPRFLSADIAIAVHDRQLAEHGGPAGVKDMGLLESAMARPVNKHAHGEEDLCALAAAYAYGIARNHPFVDGNKRTAWVIARLFLKLNAVEIIFEKVDAIEVVLALAAGECPENALAAWFQTRVVVE, from the coding sequence ATGACCGCGCTGCCGCGATTTCTTTCCGCGGATATCGCAATCGCCGTCCACGATCGCCAACTCGCCGAACATGGCGGCCCGGCGGGTGTGAAAGACATGGGGCTGCTCGAGTCGGCGATGGCGCGACCGGTCAACAAACATGCCCATGGCGAGGAGGATCTATGCGCGCTGGCAGCGGCTTACGCCTATGGCATCGCGCGCAACCATCCATTCGTTGATGGTAACAAACGAACGGCGTGGGTGATCGCGCGTCTTTTCCTCAAGCTGAACGCAGTCGAGATCATCTTTGAAAAGGTGGATGCGATCGAGGTGGTGCTGGCGCTGGCAGCGGGCGAATGTCCGGAAAACGCCTTGGCAGCCTGGTTTCAAACGCGAGTGGTGGTGGAATAG
- a CDS encoding AbrB/MazE/SpoVT family DNA-binding domain-containing protein, which produces MSIETKIIKIGNSQGIILSKEVLAKLRLAVGDKVFLPEQPGGYGIRAHDPDFVEAMKAAEAIMREDRDILAVLAT; this is translated from the coding sequence ATGAGCATCGAGACGAAGATCATCAAAATCGGCAATTCGCAGGGCATCATCCTAAGCAAGGAAGTGCTGGCCAAGCTGCGTCTTGCCGTTGGCGATAAGGTTTTTCTGCCCGAACAACCCGGCGGCTACGGGATACGCGCGCATGACCCGGATTTCGTCGAGGCGATGAAGGCGGCCGAAGCGATCATGCGCGAGGACCGCGACATCCTTGCCGTGCTTGCCACATGA
- a CDS encoding cation diffusion facilitator family transporter: MTHGLAARIRENIVLYGALAANLGIGVAKFIAAAITGSSSMLTEGVHSCVDSGNQILLLYGQHRAKRPPDEIHPFGYGRELYFWAFVVAILIFAVGAGVSVYEGYLHIIEPEELVDPLVNYIVLAIAMVLEGSSWFLAMREFRRAKGELGWWQAVRRSKDPAGFIVLFEDSAALAGLVIAGLGVWASHAFNDPRIDGVASILIGLILGLVAVLLAREAKGLLIGERADPQVVETVRGIVAAHPAIAHVNHVRTIHTAPDSIFVAVSADFQDAITMGEGEALIEMLEDRLRAAVPTLSSIYIRPEARENAILSTADRGLDG, encoded by the coding sequence ATGACCCATGGCTTGGCCGCGCGTATCCGCGAGAATATCGTTCTGTACGGCGCGCTGGCCGCCAATCTTGGGATCGGCGTCGCGAAATTCATCGCGGCCGCGATCACCGGTTCCTCGTCGATGCTGACCGAAGGCGTGCATAGCTGCGTCGACAGCGGCAATCAGATCCTGCTGCTCTACGGCCAGCACCGTGCGAAGCGGCCGCCCGATGAAATCCATCCGTTCGGCTATGGCCGCGAACTCTATTTCTGGGCGTTCGTCGTCGCGATCCTGATCTTTGCGGTGGGCGCCGGCGTGTCGGTGTACGAAGGATATCTGCATATCATCGAGCCGGAGGAGCTGGTCGATCCGCTGGTCAATTACATCGTCCTTGCCATCGCGATGGTCCTTGAAGGCTCGTCATGGTTCCTTGCGATGCGCGAATTCCGCCGCGCGAAGGGCGAGCTTGGCTGGTGGCAGGCGGTGCGGCGATCGAAGGACCCGGCCGGCTTCATCGTGCTGTTCGAAGATTCCGCCGCGCTCGCCGGCCTCGTCATCGCCGGGCTCGGCGTCTGGGCGAGCCATGCGTTCAACGATCCGCGCATCGATGGCGTCGCGTCGATTCTGATCGGCCTGATCCTCGGCCTGGTCGCGGTGCTACTGGCGCGCGAGGCGAAGGGTCTGTTGATCGGCGAGCGCGCCGATCCGCAGGTGGTCGAGACGGTGCGCGGCATCGTCGCCGCCCATCCCGCCATCGCCCACGTCAACCACGTCCGCACCATCCACACCGCCCCCGATTCGATCTTCGTCGCGGTCAGCGCCGATTTCCAGGATGCGATCACGATGGGAGAGGGCGAGGCGCTTATCGAGATGCTGGAAGACAGATTGCGCGCCGCCGTGCCGACGCTGAGTTCGATCTACATTCGCCCCGAAGCCCGCGAAAATGCGATACTGAGCACTGCAGACCGCGGCCTGGACGGCTGA
- a CDS encoding 3-hydroxybutyrate dehydrogenase, whose protein sequence is MFLKGKTAVITGSTSGIGLAYARALAAEGAAVVINGFGDTEAIEATRGELAAVSGAGALYDAADMTQPEQIRAMIDRAAHELGGVDILINNAGIQHVAPIDQFPAEKMEAIVAINMTSAWYAMQAAVPHMKAKGWGRIISTASAHSLVASPNKSAYVMAKHGLVGLTKTVAIETATQGITANCISPGYVWTPLVEAQIPDTMKARGLTREQVMNDVLLAAQPTKEFVTPEQVAALALFLCGDAAKAITGANLSVDGGWTAM, encoded by the coding sequence ATGTTCCTCAAGGGCAAGACAGCCGTCATCACCGGATCCACCTCCGGCATCGGGCTCGCTTATGCCCGTGCGCTGGCGGCGGAAGGTGCGGCGGTCGTCATCAACGGCTTCGGCGACACCGAGGCGATCGAGGCAACGCGGGGCGAACTGGCCGCCGTAAGCGGGGCGGGGGCGCTGTACGATGCCGCCGACATGACCCAGCCCGAACAAATCCGCGCGATGATCGATCGCGCCGCACATGAGCTTGGCGGCGTCGACATCCTGATTAACAACGCGGGCATCCAGCACGTCGCGCCGATCGACCAGTTCCCGGCCGAGAAGATGGAGGCGATCGTCGCGATCAACATGACGAGCGCCTGGTATGCGATGCAGGCGGCCGTGCCGCACATGAAGGCGAAGGGATGGGGACGGATCATCTCCACCGCCTCCGCGCACAGCCTGGTCGCGAGCCCGAACAAGTCCGCCTATGTGATGGCGAAGCACGGCCTCGTCGGGCTGACCAAGACCGTGGCGATCGAGACCGCAACGCAGGGCATCACCGCCAATTGCATCTCGCCCGGCTATGTCTGGACGCCGCTGGTCGAGGCGCAGATTCCCGACACGATGAAGGCGCGCGGCCTCACCCGCGAGCAGGTGATGAACGACGTGCTTCTCGCCGCGCAGCCGACCAAGGAATTCGTGACGCCCGAACAGGTCGCCGCGCTCGCGCTGTTCCTGTGCGGCGACGCAGCGAAGGCGATCACCGGCGCGAACCTGTCGGTCGACGGCGGCTGGACCGCGATGTGA
- the ypfJ gene encoding KPN_02809 family neutral zinc metallopeptidase — protein sequence MRLDDFDPNDIDVGEAREGGGFGGGGGGGLLFGLLPLIGSRFGCGGIVVVLLLLAVFGGLGNLGGMLGGGGNTPAVTQREQGGGSAAEVTRLCTTDANAKSACNAFQSAQKTWSAIFAGQGAKFEKPGLRFFSGSGISGCGAAQSAMGPFYCPTDHDIYLDTSFFNELANRFGAKGDFAQDYVIAHEFGHHIQNLLGTSDQVQRVQRSSSEAEGNAASVRLELQADCYAGVWAAKNRDRMDATDLQEGLTAANAIGDDTLQKEAQGRVVPDSFTHGTSAQRVYWLKRGFETGDPAQCDTFNGAV from the coding sequence ATGCGCCTCGACGATTTCGATCCCAACGACATCGATGTCGGTGAGGCGCGTGAAGGCGGCGGATTTGGCGGCGGCGGTGGCGGCGGTCTGCTGTTCGGGCTGCTGCCGCTGATCGGCAGCCGCTTCGGCTGCGGCGGGATCGTCGTCGTGCTGTTGCTGTTGGCGGTATTCGGCGGCCTCGGCAATCTCGGCGGCATGCTGGGCGGCGGCGGCAACACGCCCGCCGTGACGCAGCGCGAGCAGGGCGGCGGGTCGGCGGCAGAGGTGACGCGGCTGTGCACCACCGACGCCAATGCCAAATCGGCGTGCAACGCCTTCCAGTCCGCGCAAAAGACGTGGTCCGCGATCTTCGCAGGGCAGGGCGCGAAGTTCGAGAAGCCGGGCCTGCGCTTCTTCTCGGGCAGCGGCATTTCTGGCTGCGGCGCGGCGCAATCGGCGATGGGCCCATTCTATTGTCCGACCGACCACGACATCTACCTCGACACCAGCTTCTTCAACGAACTGGCGAACCGGTTCGGTGCGAAGGGCGATTTCGCGCAGGATTATGTGATCGCGCACGAATTCGGCCACCACATCCAGAACCTGCTCGGCACGTCGGACCAGGTGCAACGCGTGCAGCGCTCGTCGAGCGAGGCAGAGGGCAATGCCGCCTCCGTCCGGCTGGAATTGCAGGCCGATTGCTACGCCGGTGTCTGGGCGGCGAAGAACCGCGACCGGATGGACGCGACCGATCTTCAGGAGGGGCTGACCGCCGCCAACGCGATCGGCGACGACACGCTGCAGAAGGAAGCGCAGGGACGCGTCGTCCCCGACAGCTTCACGCACGGCACCTCCGCGCAGCGCGTTTACTGGCTGAAGCGCGGGTTCGAGACGGGCGACCCCGCCCAGTGCGATACGTTCAACGGTGCGGTCTGA
- a CDS encoding NADP-dependent oxidoreductase, whose amino-acid sequence MARAWSLTSRPHGMPTMDNFELIDLGTRDLADGEVRIANQWLSVDPYMRGRMNDVKSYTPPFELNKPMQGGAVGRVVESRSDRFAAGDMVQHFGGWRDEAILPAEQVQPLPQLDVDPQAFLGQLGMPGMTAYFGLIEVAQLKEGDTVFVSAAAGAVGSTVVQIAKAKGCHVIGSAGGADKCAWVQSLGADAVVDYKAGVPVVKALGEVARNGIDVYFDNVGGEHLDAALAHANVHARFAICGMIDVYNSAEPTSLKYLARLIGNRVRMQGFIVSDYIDRAGEFYRDMGGWLSEGKLKRQETVFEGLEKTPDAFLALFSGGNTGKMLVRI is encoded by the coding sequence ATGGCCAGAGCCTGGAGCCTCACGTCGCGCCCGCATGGCATGCCGACGATGGACAATTTCGAGCTGATCGACCTCGGCACGCGCGACCTTGCCGATGGCGAGGTGCGGATCGCCAACCAGTGGTTGTCGGTCGATCCCTATATGCGCGGCCGTATGAACGACGTGAAAAGCTATACGCCGCCGTTCGAGCTGAACAAGCCGATGCAGGGCGGTGCGGTCGGGCGGGTCGTCGAAAGCCGGTCGGACCGGTTCGCGGCCGGCGACATGGTCCAGCATTTCGGCGGCTGGCGCGACGAGGCGATCCTGCCCGCGGAGCAGGTGCAGCCGCTGCCGCAACTCGACGTCGATCCGCAGGCGTTTCTGGGTCAGCTCGGCATGCCCGGAATGACCGCCTATTTCGGATTGATCGAGGTCGCGCAGCTGAAGGAAGGCGACACGGTCTTCGTCTCGGCCGCCGCCGGCGCGGTCGGATCGACCGTGGTGCAGATCGCCAAGGCGAAGGGGTGCCATGTCATCGGCTCCGCGGGCGGTGCCGACAAATGCGCCTGGGTCCAGTCGCTTGGTGCGGATGCGGTCGTCGATTACAAGGCCGGCGTGCCGGTGGTGAAGGCGCTGGGCGAGGTCGCGCGCAACGGCATCGATGTTTATTTCGACAATGTCGGTGGCGAGCATCTCGACGCGGCGCTGGCGCATGCCAACGTCCATGCGCGCTTCGCGATCTGCGGGATGATCGACGTCTATAATTCCGCGGAGCCGACGTCGCTCAAATATCTCGCCCGCCTGATCGGCAACCGGGTGCGGATGCAGGGTTTCATCGTCAGCGATTACATCGACCGTGCGGGCGAATTCTATCGCGACATGGGCGGCTGGCTGTCCGAGGGCAAGCTCAAGCGGCAGGAGACGGTGTTCGAGGGGCTGGAGAAGACGCCCGACGCGTTCCTGGCGCTGTTTTCCGGCGGCAACACCGGCAAGATGCTCGTGCGCATCTAG
- a CDS encoding DUF2171 domain-containing protein encodes MGYERYPRGTNPQGDYYGRSDTQDYGQDYGSGRNYSYSSARDYEAAGAFDNDRDYGRREYGNQRYEQRDRFNRDREAYGAGGYNRGARDWGQSDNRYGSQSRYGADQDRYGASRQEYHGSYGHDGRRFLDVGQNRHADDDTYRGRYDNRGSYGEGRSSYNRGAAQQGGYGRQPQGYDYEERGFFARAGDEVRSWFGDEEAERRREMDSRYDERYDSGTDDHYGNWRRGQIASLDRDYDEYRRENRTKFENEFSSWRTNRQGQRDSLNKVEEHMDVVGSDGEHVGTVDKVRGDRILLTKNDRDAGGHHHSIPSSWLRSVDDKVTLTKTASEAKSAWRDEERNQAMFGYGDNVQGRDKGDRDTANWSSQANSGTTGTVTGTGATATAGAQAADKTAADRNTSGTY; translated from the coding sequence ATGGGCTACGAACGCTATCCGCGGGGAACCAATCCGCAGGGCGACTATTACGGCCGCTCCGACACGCAGGACTACGGGCAGGATTATGGCTCGGGCCGCAACTACAGCTATTCCAGCGCGCGCGATTACGAGGCGGCGGGCGCGTTCGACAATGATCGCGATTACGGGCGCCGCGAATACGGCAACCAGCGTTACGAGCAGCGCGACCGGTTCAACCGCGACCGCGAGGCCTATGGCGCGGGCGGGTACAACCGCGGCGCGCGTGACTGGGGCCAGTCGGACAATCGCTACGGCAGCCAAAGCCGCTATGGCGCAGACCAGGATCGCTACGGCGCGTCGCGTCAGGAATATCACGGCAGCTACGGCCACGATGGCCGCCGCTTCCTCGACGTCGGCCAGAACCGTCACGCCGACGACGACACTTATCGCGGCCGCTACGACAATCGCGGCAGCTATGGCGAAGGCCGCAGCAGCTACAACCGCGGCGCGGCTCAGCAGGGCGGCTATGGCCGTCAGCCGCAGGGCTACGACTATGAAGAGCGCGGTTTCTTCGCGCGCGCCGGCGACGAGGTCCGCTCGTGGTTCGGCGACGAGGAAGCGGAGCGCCGCCGCGAGATGGATTCGCGCTATGACGAGCGTTACGACAGCGGCACCGACGATCATTATGGTAACTGGCGCCGTGGCCAAATCGCATCGCTCGACCGCGACTACGACGAATATCGCCGCGAGAATCGCACGAAATTCGAGAACGAATTCAGCTCGTGGCGCACGAACCGCCAGGGGCAGCGCGATTCGCTGAACAAGGTCGAGGAACATATGGACGTCGTCGGCAGCGACGGCGAGCATGTCGGCACCGTCGACAAGGTGCGCGGCGACCGTATCCTGCTGACCAAGAACGACCGCGATGCCGGCGGCCATCACCATTCGATCCCGTCGAGCTGGCTGAGGAGCGTCGACGACAAGGTGACGCTGACCAAGACCGCGTCGGAAGCAAAGTCCGCGTGGCGCGATGAAGAGCGCAATCAGGCCATGTTCGGCTACGGCGACAACGTGCAGGGTCGCGACAAGGGCGACCGCGATACCGCGAACTGGTCGAGCCAGGCCAATAGTGGGACGACGGGCACGGTGACCGGCACCGGCGCGACGGCCACGGCAGGCGCGCAGGCGGCGGACAAGACCGCGGCCGACCGGAACACGTCGGGCACCTACTAA
- a CDS encoding DUF6894 family protein, with protein MPRYHFHIHDGVSIPDPVGRELPDLAAAQRVAIRFAAEMIEPISDIWSGHEWRLEVTDAHGLTLFLLDFVGTLAPAAQQHGSQDGSTR; from the coding sequence GTGCCGCGTTACCATTTCCATATCCACGATGGCGTCTCGATCCCCGACCCGGTCGGTCGGGAGCTTCCCGACCTCGCCGCCGCGCAACGCGTCGCGATCCGGTTCGCGGCAGAGATGATCGAGCCGATCAGCGATATCTGGTCGGGGCACGAATGGCGTCTGGAAGTGACCGACGCGCACGGCCTGACACTGTTCCTGCTGGATTTCGTCGGCACGCTCGCGCCCGCGGCGCAGCAACACGGATCGCAGGACGGCTCGACGCGCTAG
- a CDS encoding NUDIX domain-containing protein, which produces MSALPIPASTLVILRDRIGRAPELLMVERAATMAFAAGAMVFPGGRIDPDDYRLAEVMGLGDDGPARIAAIRETIEEVGLAIGVAPTPSAATVADLRAKLHAGMPFAQTLAAHGLTLIPDALTPFARWLPDHPGMRIFDTLFFLARAPADVEVEVDGTENVRLVWTTAAQALAAADAGEATIIYPTRRNLERLARFDSHAAACADAAAFPMRTITPFVEERDGVLHLCIPADCGYPVTAEPMTAVRRH; this is translated from the coding sequence ATGAGCGCCCTTCCGATTCCGGCCAGCACCCTCGTCATCCTGCGCGACCGGATCGGGCGCGCGCCGGAGCTGTTGATGGTCGAACGGGCAGCGACGATGGCGTTTGCGGCCGGCGCGATGGTCTTTCCCGGCGGCCGTATCGATCCCGACGATTACCGGTTGGCGGAGGTCATGGGTCTGGGCGACGACGGCCCTGCGCGCATCGCCGCGATCCGTGAGACGATCGAGGAAGTAGGGCTGGCGATCGGCGTCGCGCCCACGCCGTCCGCCGCCACCGTCGCCGACCTTCGCGCAAAGCTCCACGCGGGGATGCCGTTCGCGCAGACGCTCGCCGCACACGGGCTGACGCTGATCCCCGATGCGCTGACACCCTTTGCGCGCTGGCTGCCCGATCACCCGGGAATGCGTATCTTCGACACCCTCTTCTTCCTCGCCCGTGCGCCGGCGGACGTCGAGGTCGAGGTCGACGGGACGGAGAACGTCCGCCTTGTCTGGACCACCGCCGCGCAGGCACTGGCGGCAGCGGACGCGGGCGAGGCGACGATCATCTATCCGACGCGCCGCAATCTCGAACGGCTCGCCCGGTTCGATAGCCATGCCGCCGCCTGCGCCGACGCCGCAGCCTTTCCGATGCGCACGATCACGCCCTTCGTCGAGGAACGCGACGGCGTGTTGCATCTTTGCATTCCGGCGGACTGCGGCTATCCGGTTACCGCCGAACCCATGACCGCGGTACGGCGCCACTGA
- a CDS encoding extensin-like domain-containing protein translates to MRGLRRAIMWCVGLLVAGAALLVVFALMRGRPQDLPWTPLDLAAPPGLSTARKLAALGDDLALCHALLDQAGIRYTALPAHRDGATCGYRDAVRLDPGGARTIALTPPGLGTTCPVAAALAVWEWNVVQPAAQARFGVPIVRIEHLGSYACRRLYGRAAGNWSEHARANAIDIAGFRLANGTRITVARDWRGQSAKAAFLRDVRDGACRVYATVLSPDYNVAHRDHLHLDQADRGAMGRRACR, encoded by the coding sequence ATGCGCGGGCTGCGCCGCGCGATCATGTGGTGTGTTGGCCTGCTCGTAGCAGGGGCTGCGCTGCTCGTCGTCTTCGCGCTGATGCGCGGCCGTCCGCAGGATTTGCCCTGGACACCGCTCGACCTCGCCGCGCCGCCGGGCCTGTCGACCGCGCGCAAGCTCGCCGCGCTTGGCGACGACTTGGCGCTCTGCCACGCGCTGCTCGACCAGGCGGGGATCCGGTACACCGCCCTGCCCGCACACCGAGACGGGGCGACATGCGGCTATCGCGACGCGGTGCGCCTCGATCCCGGTGGCGCACGAACGATCGCGCTGACACCGCCAGGGCTCGGTACCACCTGTCCCGTCGCGGCGGCGCTGGCGGTGTGGGAATGGAACGTCGTGCAACCAGCCGCGCAGGCGCGGTTCGGCGTACCCATCGTCCGCATCGAGCATCTCGGCAGCTACGCCTGCCGTCGCCTCTACGGCCGCGCCGCGGGCAACTGGAGCGAACACGCCCGCGCCAATGCGATCGATATCGCGGGCTTTCGCCTGGCCAACGGCACGCGCATTACCGTCGCGCGTGACTGGCGCGGCCAGAGCGCGAAGGCGGCCTTTCTGCGCGACGTGCGGGATGGCGCGTGCCGGGTCTACGCGACCGTCCTGTCCCCCGATTACAATGTCGCGCATCGCGACCATCTGCATCTCGACCAGGCGGATCGCGGCGCGATGGGGCGGCGGGCCTGTCGCTGA
- a CDS encoding Bax inhibitor-1/YccA family protein: MANWSDPRQSAAPFGAPRAGAARSGAYDAGLRSYMLSVYNYMASGVLLTGIVALGFAMSGAAAAVFSNGALRLILMLAPLGIVFAMSFGQARFSTGTLKALFWAFATLMGLSLSTIFLVYSGTSIAGAFFATAAGFAGLSLYGYTTKRDLSAFGTFLIIGLVGLIVASLINLFLHSGPLALVISFIGVLLFAGLTAYDTQRTKSLYFQVAGTGMVGKAVVLSALSLYLDFINMFLFVLRLFGSQRN; this comes from the coding sequence ATGGCAAACTGGTCCGACCCCCGGCAGAGCGCCGCGCCATTCGGTGCCCCGCGCGCCGGTGCCGCGCGCAGCGGCGCCTATGACGCGGGTCTGCGCTCGTACATGCTGTCGGTCTATAATTACATGGCCTCGGGCGTGCTGCTGACGGGTATCGTCGCACTCGGCTTCGCCATGTCGGGTGCCGCGGCGGCGGTGTTCTCGAACGGCGCGTTGCGCCTCATCCTGATGCTGGCGCCGCTCGGCATCGTCTTCGCGATGAGCTTTGGCCAAGCGCGCTTCTCGACGGGCACGCTGAAGGCGCTGTTCTGGGCGTTCGCGACGCTGATGGGCCTGTCGCTGTCGACGATCTTCCTCGTCTATAGCGGCACGTCGATCGCCGGCGCGTTCTTCGCGACGGCCGCCGGTTTCGCGGGGCTCAGCCTCTACGGCTACACCACGAAGCGGGATCTGTCGGCGTTTGGCACGTTCCTGATCATCGGCCTCGTCGGCCTGATCGTTGCCAGCCTGATCAATCTGTTCCTGCATTCGGGCCCGCTGGCGCTGGTCATCAGCTTCATCGGCGTGCTGCTGTTCGCAGGGCTGACCGCCTATGACACGCAGCGTACGAAGAGCCTGTATTTCCAGGTCGCAGGCACGGGCATGGTCGGCAAGGCCGTGGTGCTGTCGGCCCTGTCGCTCTACCTCGACTTCATCAATATGTTCCTGTTCGTGCTGCGCCTGTTCGGGTCGCAGCGGAACTGA